The following are from one region of the Rhinoderma darwinii isolate aRhiDar2 chromosome 1 unlocalized genomic scaffold, aRhiDar2.hap1 SUPER_1_unloc_23, whole genome shotgun sequence genome:
- the LOC142671115 gene encoding uncharacterized protein LOC142671115 isoform X1, translating into MQRPRVVQNMTVNEWKERTQKNYSNVWFEIYHDIVRPLLVKANKKIGNFFISTSRERLHNVSTNLARLHTKFGLKPVTSQAVRRMSEAYVSSNCMKTIETQLFSKYQAHSNDPAECVYREKTMNNMIKASSLPDRIQELQEQPSTSKAAMEENLKMGRAQDQKPPVIWSGLRRKHLKGLLKSIPSLWRRIYQHLKDAMQCPQSMDNVCMIGGGNCRTECELST; encoded by the exons atgcaacgacCTAGGGTGGTCCAAAATATGACA GTCAATGAATGGAAAGAAAGAACACAAAAAAACTACAGCAACGTG TGGTTTGAAATATATCACGACATAGTGAGGCCTCTGCTTGTGAAGGCGAACAAAAAGATCGGCAACTTCTTTATTTCCACCTCCAGAGAAAGGTTACACAATGTTTCAACCAATCTAGCAAGACTTCATACAAA ATTTGGATTAAAGCCAGTGACCAGCCAGGCGGTCAGGAGAATGTCAGAAGCCTATGTGTCCTCAAATTGCATGAAAACCATCGAGACACAATTATTTTCAAAATACCAGGCACATTCAAACGACCCGGCTGAGTGTGTTTATCGGGAGAAGACCATGAACAACATGATAAAAGCATCATCGTTACCGGACAGGATTCAAGAATTGCAAGAGCAGCCTTCCACCTCAAA AGCTGCGATGGAAGAGAATCTAAAAATGGGTAGAGCACAAGACCAGAAACCTCCCGTAATCTGGTCTGGTCTAAGGAGGAAGCATTTGAAAGGTTTACTAAAAAGTATCCCCTCACTGTGGAGAAGGATTTACCAACACTTAAAAGATGCAATGCAGTGTCCACAATCCATGGACAACGTCTGTATGATCGGTGGAGGAAACTGCAGAACAGAATGCGAGTTGTCTACATAA
- the LOC142671115 gene encoding uncharacterized protein LOC142671115 isoform X2, with protein sequence MCSVNPLNKEEETWFEIYHDIVRPLLVKANKKIGNFFISTSRERLHNVSTNLARLHTKFGLKPVTSQAVRRMSEAYVSSNCMKTIETQLFSKYQAHSNDPAECVYREKTMNNMIKASSLPDRIQELQEQPSTSKAAMEENLKMGRAQDQKPPVIWSGLRRKHLKGLLKSIPSLWRRIYQHLKDAMQCPQSMDNVCMIGGGNCRTECELST encoded by the exons ATGTGCAGTGTGAATCCCCTAAATAAAGAAGAGGAAACG TGGTTTGAAATATATCACGACATAGTGAGGCCTCTGCTTGTGAAGGCGAACAAAAAGATCGGCAACTTCTTTATTTCCACCTCCAGAGAAAGGTTACACAATGTTTCAACCAATCTAGCAAGACTTCATACAAA ATTTGGATTAAAGCCAGTGACCAGCCAGGCGGTCAGGAGAATGTCAGAAGCCTATGTGTCCTCAAATTGCATGAAAACCATCGAGACACAATTATTTTCAAAATACCAGGCACATTCAAACGACCCGGCTGAGTGTGTTTATCGGGAGAAGACCATGAACAACATGATAAAAGCATCATCGTTACCGGACAGGATTCAAGAATTGCAAGAGCAGCCTTCCACCTCAAA AGCTGCGATGGAAGAGAATCTAAAAATGGGTAGAGCACAAGACCAGAAACCTCCCGTAATCTGGTCTGGTCTAAGGAGGAAGCATTTGAAAGGTTTACTAAAAAGTATCCCCTCACTGTGGAGAAGGATTTACCAACACTTAAAAGATGCAATGCAGTGTCCACAATCCATGGACAACGTCTGTATGATCGGTGGAGGAAACTGCAGAACAGAATGCGAGTTGTCTACATAA